In one Fodinicola acaciae genomic region, the following are encoded:
- a CDS encoding serine hydrolase domain-containing protein translates to MRLKHLTQALDEYVPVILDHCEAPGMTIAIGAGDRVVWTCGYGLADVAENRPMTAETVGPTGSDAKPYTAVAAMQLVERGIIGLDDPVNHYLDGWRIKNPYGDREITLRDLLTHRSGLGTGMGNCDRVPPGPLGEHLRKVFEEQRSDAYGGMLPFWGTKVDVNYQYSNVGIALVGYLVELLNPERLTFSDYVDRHIFQPLRMTSTAFPPAQHPDHVSAELLARRSTGYATLPGLRCQLPPVYPADYPAGTALTTPGDHVRFLLAMTAKGGRILQPRTARRMLTPQAGRGPDPSATIGLVWSLFHHGEENAYFGHGGEYMWGWNQVSRCWPRQRIAVTANTNQWDLGDLGTSERPSHLAGRLVLGIVTAWVEGRDPRPARCPAAGLGYLAGVIVADRLTARLGIRTPPTKSEIDEIARSAHLAGDRDAFRQGMVDLVATDGTLPALVELSRRELPDHEIDVLKRQLGVPKLGIMV, encoded by the coding sequence TCCTCGACCACTGCGAGGCGCCGGGCATGACCATTGCGATCGGCGCTGGCGATCGCGTCGTGTGGACGTGCGGCTACGGCCTTGCCGATGTTGCGGAAAACCGGCCGATGACGGCGGAAACCGTCGGCCCGACCGGCTCCGACGCCAAACCTTACACCGCTGTCGCGGCGATGCAGCTGGTCGAGCGCGGCATCATCGGCCTGGACGATCCAGTGAACCACTACCTCGACGGGTGGCGGATCAAGAATCCGTACGGCGACAGGGAAATCACCCTTCGGGACCTGCTCACCCACCGCAGCGGCCTCGGCACCGGCATGGGCAACTGCGACCGTGTGCCGCCGGGACCGCTTGGTGAGCATCTGCGGAAAGTGTTCGAGGAGCAGCGATCCGACGCGTACGGTGGCATGCTTCCGTTCTGGGGGACCAAAGTCGACGTGAACTACCAGTACAGCAATGTCGGCATCGCGCTGGTTGGTTATCTGGTCGAGCTGCTCAACCCGGAGCGGCTCACGTTCTCCGACTACGTCGACCGGCATATTTTCCAGCCGCTACGGATGACCTCGACGGCATTTCCACCGGCACAACATCCGGACCATGTGTCCGCGGAGCTGCTGGCGCGACGGTCGACCGGATACGCGACGCTGCCTGGCCTGCGATGTCAGTTGCCACCGGTGTATCCCGCCGACTATCCGGCCGGCACCGCGCTGACTACGCCGGGCGACCACGTACGGTTTTTGCTGGCGATGACGGCAAAAGGCGGCCGCATCCTGCAACCGCGGACGGCGCGGCGGATGCTGACCCCGCAGGCCGGCCGAGGCCCCGACCCGAGCGCGACGATCGGGCTGGTGTGGAGCCTTTTCCACCACGGCGAGGAAAATGCGTACTTCGGCCATGGCGGTGAATACATGTGGGGATGGAACCAGGTCTCGCGCTGCTGGCCGCGGCAGCGGATCGCGGTCACCGCCAACACCAACCAGTGGGACCTCGGCGACCTCGGCACATCGGAACGGCCGAGCCATCTCGCCGGCCGGCTCGTGCTCGGCATCGTGACCGCCTGGGTCGAAGGCCGCGACCCGCGGCCGGCGCGCTGTCCGGCCGCGGGCCTCGGCTATCTGGCCGGGGTGATCGTCGCGGACCGGCTCACCGCCAGGCTCGGAATCCGTACGCCACCGACAAAATCCGAGATCGACGAGATCGCCAGGTCGGCGCACCTGGCCGGGGACCGCGACGCGTTCCGGCAGGGAATGGTTGATCTCGTCGCCACCGACGGCACGCTGCCGGCACTGGTCGAGCTCAGCCGCCGAGAGTTGCCCGACCACGAGATCGATGTGCTCAAGCGCCAACTCGGCGTCCCCAAGCTCGGCATCATGGTGTGA
- a CDS encoding S9 family peptidase yields MDLDPFLVQEADTRRFSLGLPRNPTVSADGHTVLFTRTRAGRDPVSCLWKLDVGTGREKLLADPADLLGDAADNPTAEELVRRERARERSTGITTYATDTDAAHAVFPLSGRLWTVEVSSGNTGELPVAGPVDTAFPNNDFTAIAYVTGGALHVLDVATGADRALAQPESGDITYGVPEHVAGESMDRFRAYWWSPDGDRLIATRVDTSPVATIFLADPGNPEAAPSSRRYPLAGTANAEVRLVIFGTDGKRVEVDWDDAYEYVVTVAWTKHDVLAVVQNRSQTTMTILAIDPDTGKTSVVREDRDSAWTTITTGVPGRTTDGELVWVAESDNTRRLVIGDRPVTPVGLQIRTVLDIDGDTVLFVASTEQTEDHLWSYAPDTGPQAITSVPGVHSGAAGGGTTVVASRTLDRATPRFSVRRDGKEIAELRSLVETPLVDPRPVFFHAGEHEIRTAVLFPTGHVAGSGKLPVLLNPYGGPGGRRVLAAAGAFTDSQWWADQGYAVIVADGRGTPERDPDWSRTIHRDKGPLSLTDQIVALHAAAEKFPDLDLSRVGIRGWSYSGFLSALAVLRRPDVFHVAVAGAPVTDQRIYDTHYQERYLGHPDEYPDVYERCSIMSDAPNLDRPLMLIHGLADDNVLPVHTLKLSAALTAAARPHTTIILSGLTHMPRDRVTLCSLSALQAEFLARTLTP; encoded by the coding sequence ATGGACCTCGACCCGTTTCTCGTCCAGGAAGCCGACACGCGCCGGTTTTCTCTTGGCCTGCCGCGCAATCCCACCGTCAGTGCGGACGGCCACACCGTGCTCTTCACCCGCACGCGCGCGGGCCGCGACCCGGTCAGCTGCCTGTGGAAGCTGGACGTCGGCACCGGCAGGGAGAAACTGCTCGCCGACCCTGCCGACCTGCTCGGCGACGCGGCCGACAATCCCACCGCCGAGGAGCTCGTACGCCGCGAACGCGCGCGAGAGCGGTCGACCGGCATCACGACGTACGCGACCGACACGGACGCCGCGCATGCGGTCTTCCCACTCTCCGGTCGACTGTGGACAGTCGAGGTAAGCAGCGGGAACACCGGTGAGCTGCCGGTCGCCGGACCGGTCGACACGGCCTTTCCTAACAACGATTTCACCGCGATCGCCTACGTCACCGGTGGCGCGCTGCACGTCCTCGACGTGGCCACCGGAGCGGATCGGGCTTTGGCCCAACCGGAGTCCGGGGACATCACGTACGGCGTGCCGGAACACGTGGCCGGTGAGTCGATGGACCGCTTCCGCGCTTACTGGTGGTCTCCTGACGGCGACCGGCTGATCGCCACCAGAGTCGACACCTCGCCGGTGGCGACGATTTTCCTCGCCGATCCTGGCAATCCAGAGGCGGCGCCGTCCTCGCGGCGCTATCCGTTGGCCGGCACCGCAAACGCCGAGGTGCGACTGGTCATCTTCGGCACGGATGGAAAACGCGTCGAGGTCGACTGGGACGACGCGTACGAGTATGTGGTGACGGTCGCGTGGACGAAGCACGATGTGCTCGCCGTGGTGCAAAACCGGTCGCAGACGACGATGACGATCCTCGCGATCGACCCAGACACCGGGAAAACCTCCGTCGTCCGCGAAGACCGCGACTCGGCGTGGACCACGATCACGACCGGCGTGCCGGGGCGGACGACCGACGGCGAGCTGGTGTGGGTCGCCGAGAGCGACAACACTCGCCGGCTGGTCATCGGCGACCGGCCGGTGACGCCGGTCGGCCTGCAGATCCGCACGGTCCTGGACATCGACGGCGACACCGTACTCTTCGTCGCGTCCACCGAACAAACCGAGGACCATCTGTGGTCGTACGCGCCGGACACCGGTCCGCAGGCGATCACCTCCGTCCCAGGTGTCCACAGTGGAGCGGCCGGCGGCGGCACGACGGTCGTGGCGAGCCGTACGCTCGACCGCGCGACGCCACGGTTTTCCGTACGGCGAGACGGAAAAGAAATCGCCGAGCTGCGCTCTCTGGTCGAGACACCACTGGTCGACCCGCGGCCGGTCTTCTTCCACGCCGGTGAGCACGAGATCCGCACGGCGGTGCTGTTTCCGACCGGTCATGTTGCCGGCAGCGGAAAACTTCCGGTGCTGCTCAACCCGTACGGTGGGCCCGGCGGCCGGCGTGTGCTCGCCGCCGCCGGCGCCTTCACCGACTCGCAATGGTGGGCCGACCAGGGATACGCGGTGATCGTCGCCGACGGCCGCGGCACGCCGGAACGTGATCCGGACTGGAGCCGGACGATCCACCGCGACAAGGGACCGCTGTCGCTCACCGACCAGATCGTCGCTTTGCACGCGGCCGCCGAGAAGTTCCCCGATCTCGACCTGAGCCGTGTCGGCATCCGCGGCTGGTCGTACAGTGGATTTCTCTCGGCGCTCGCCGTGTTGCGTCGTCCGGATGTCTTCCACGTCGCGGTCGCCGGTGCGCCGGTCACCGACCAGCGGATCTATGACACGCATTACCAGGAGCGTTATCTCGGTCATCCGGACGAATATCCGGACGTTTACGAGCGTTGCTCGATCATGTCCGACGCGCCGAATCTGGACCGGCCGCTGATGCTGATCCACGGCCTGGCCGACGACAACGTCCTTCCCGTACACACGCTCAAACTGTCCGCCGCGTTGACGGCCGCCGCTCGGCCGCACACGACGATCATCCTGTCCGGTCTCACACACATGCCGCGCGACCGCGTGACGTTGTGCAGTCTTTCCGCACTGCAGGCGGAGTTTTTGGCTCGTACGCTCACACCATGA